In Phenylobacterium koreense, one DNA window encodes the following:
- a CDS encoding HdeD family acid-resistance protein yields MTADQRLHVPNPAFSALFDGVSWQAIVARGVIGILFGILALMAPVTTALSLVIVFSIYLMADGFLAIAAAFRAARQKSPWGWLAFEGVANIVASVVLFFMPRLGMVTFVAILAVWSIIAGALKLAAVFRREPVAGRGWLAFSAIVSLLFGAALILAPMVGAVVLTWWLGAYGLVFGVTLLVLGFRVRSMRKRAAA; encoded by the coding sequence ATGACTGCAGATCAGAGATTGCATGTGCCGAATCCGGCGTTCTCCGCACTGTTCGACGGCGTCTCGTGGCAGGCCATCGTCGCGCGCGGCGTGATCGGGATCCTGTTCGGGATCCTGGCCCTGATGGCGCCGGTCACCACGGCGCTTTCCCTGGTGATCGTCTTTTCGATCTATCTGATGGCCGACGGCTTCCTGGCCATCGCCGCGGCCTTCAGGGCCGCCCGCCAGAAGAGCCCCTGGGGCTGGCTGGCCTTCGAAGGCGTGGCCAATATCGTCGCCAGCGTGGTGCTCTTCTTCATGCCGCGCCTGGGCATGGTGACCTTCGTGGCGATCCTGGCCGTCTGGTCGATCATCGCCGGGGCCCTGAAGCTGGCGGCGGTCTTCCGTCGCGAGCCGGTCGCCGGCCGCGGCTGGCTCGCCTTCTCGGCCATCGTCTCGCTGCTGTTCGGCGCGGCCCTGATCCTGGCCCCGATGGTCGGCGCGGTGGTCCTGACCTGGTGGCTCGGCGCCTACGGCCTCGTCTTCGGCGTCACCCTGCTGGTCCTCGGCTTCCGCGTCCGCTCGATGCGCAAGCGCGCGGCGGCCTAA